One window from the genome of Haladaptatus paucihalophilus DX253 encodes:
- a CDS encoding DUF7283 family protein yields the protein MFDAPLDAWYVWLGVTVVSFAVLGVAIELPTAPPPNAASVADTVDSVAGCTYTATAEHPLSARKIKLGPRRLGLNGKGGIAHATFAYGPVVPVVPDGGRRSDSTSRLNRVLSGSPPSAVFDSPADFRAAIRESRDHQSVWRRAHSTLRVRCVSWEGVDATLVSG from the coding sequence ATGTTCGACGCACCCCTCGACGCGTGGTACGTCTGGCTCGGCGTGACGGTTGTCAGTTTCGCCGTCCTCGGCGTCGCCATCGAACTGCCGACCGCACCGCCGCCGAACGCCGCAAGTGTCGCCGATACGGTCGATTCCGTCGCCGGATGCACCTACACCGCGACCGCCGAACACCCGCTGTCGGCGCGGAAGATAAAGCTCGGTCCGCGGCGGTTGGGGCTGAACGGGAAGGGCGGAATCGCGCACGCGACGTTCGCGTACGGTCCGGTCGTTCCAGTCGTTCCCGACGGGGGAAGGCGTTCCGACTCCACTTCCCGACTGAACCGCGTGTTGTCCGGGTCGCCGCCGTCCGCGGTGTTCGATTCGCCCGCCGACTTCCGCGCGGCGATACGGGAATCCAGAGACCACCAGTCGGTCTGGCGACGGGCGCATAGCACGCTTCGCGTTCGCTGTGTTTCGTGGGAGGGAGTCGATGCGACGCTGGTCTCCGGGTAG
- a CDS encoding DUF7285 family protein, translating into MRRWSPGRAQTEPVAAIVAVFAVCFGLLAYTGVLGDAMPRSERTLGPTTLSSVRDAASSNGILIPTRLAESSATPDGYHCNVTLTVGKREWHDGPTPPPNAKVPSSPAATTVSVRIAPGDVRPGRLRVVVWK; encoded by the coding sequence ATGCGACGCTGGTCTCCGGGTAGGGCACAGACCGAACCCGTCGCGGCCATCGTCGCCGTCTTCGCGGTCTGTTTCGGACTGCTCGCCTACACCGGCGTCCTCGGCGACGCGATGCCTCGATCCGAGCGAACTCTCGGACCGACGACGCTTTCGTCAGTTCGGGACGCCGCGAGTTCGAACGGCATCTTGATTCCCACGCGTCTCGCGGAGTCCTCCGCGACGCCCGACGGCTATCACTGCAACGTTACGCTCACGGTAGGAAAGCGTGAGTGGCACGACGGGCCGACGCCACCGCCGAACGCCAAAGTTCCGAGCAGCCCAGCGGCAACGACGGTGAGCGTTCGAATCGCGCCGGGTGACGTTCGACCGGGACGGCTCCGCGTGGTGGTGTGGAAATGA
- a CDS encoding DUF7284 family protein gives MRAISTVLDVTLCLLLVSASAFVLAGARPPQSTARTRTAESTANVLTTSTAGLNYTIRTDDGAIHRTTRGTLAGLLGQTALANASVRGAELSRASDPFEHAVARRVRERLDRPSRMRLLVQWEPYRNAHLRGRFAVGKSPPPQVDVHAAEITLPNKFPPVRERALDAARRGGYRDVARVVAAGIVIGLVPNRTTTLALHDRETGATVAARLRRLVRLYDVYGLDTNTLTTDRARRALIDALTAAVEADLRSTFRTPTEAARSVSLGETRLVVRTWDA, from the coding sequence ATGAGGGCCATCAGCACCGTTCTCGACGTGACCCTGTGCCTGCTGCTGGTCAGCGCCAGTGCTTTCGTCCTCGCCGGAGCGAGGCCACCGCAATCGACAGCGCGGACGCGAACGGCCGAATCGACGGCGAACGTCCTCACGACCAGCACCGCCGGACTGAACTACACGATTCGGACCGACGACGGAGCGATTCATCGGACGACACGCGGTACCCTCGCCGGACTGCTCGGCCAGACCGCACTGGCAAACGCGTCCGTTCGCGGAGCCGAACTGTCACGGGCGAGCGACCCGTTCGAGCACGCGGTCGCTCGCCGTGTGCGAGAACGACTCGACCGCCCGTCCCGCATGCGACTCCTCGTCCAATGGGAACCGTATCGGAACGCTCACCTTCGAGGGCGGTTCGCCGTCGGTAAATCACCGCCGCCCCAAGTGGACGTTCACGCGGCTGAGATCACGCTTCCGAACAAATTTCCGCCGGTTCGAGAGCGAGCACTCGACGCCGCTCGACGCGGCGGTTACCGCGACGTCGCGCGGGTCGTCGCCGCCGGAATCGTTATCGGTCTGGTTCCGAACCGAACGACGACGCTGGCGCTACACGACCGCGAGACGGGAGCGACGGTTGCGGCTCGACTCAGACGGTTGGTTCGGCTGTACGACGTGTATGGGTTGGATACGAACACTCTCACCACTGACCGAGCGAGACGTGCACTCATCGACGCGCTGACCGCCGCCGTCGAAGCCGACCTCCGGTCAACGTTCCGGACGCCGACCGAGGCTGCCCGGTCGGTGTCGCTCGGCGAGACGCGACTCGTCGTCAGGACGTGGGACGCGTGA
- a CDS encoding DUF7286 family protein — MNLADDTRGRVPFALIGVLLLVGSLSFAGALVARPAPHVNENVEQSMRTVTAGTRTALRGAVRQAGREAAAEPLVRPANTTAGRVMDGAAPFRDYLRLRIYLTARERLRSVGAHGGDVRATASLPATPNATALRRAKRRVHVEPVGNLTEAGLRVRIDGVSMRATRGGTTVAATKKNVTLVVETPVLALHERVQRFERRLDSGPLDPGLGRRLTARLYAVTWARGYAQYGGAPIANVLSNRHIELLTNGAILEEQTKSFGTSDPDGRRGVRRATARVGLTDLLVPTTQHGKLWTDLVLNTAGGGGADGTIDGSLDAASEPLDSAHSPETGMNIGVNESAERALLDLIDGGESSELDAAIGSAYRVSVRPVASVRTVRDELKPHPRPPGEGWTLRDERTKTHVSVQNASASSPGTRRGWHLLWTGARRVVRTHTVVRRWEREDTTQDENRGWTARLPFPGTSPRPQPTPPGPTPPTQPRPPTNRTVRTTHRWTDEFVVSLGVAGDHVTTDRAPVRPLPSAHEANGAAGPNLADVRGMAIERLVTDRGGADGLARRASVGTMNTRAVAVQGRYSNLLRARAYRDVRSLRNRVRNRSVTVSRGTLATGGTNPAAKLASSLRADRSALIGVPARYEDAAERARYAARATYLDAVIDRLDSRAERTRRTRMGLGRAVRDATGVSLDRIRRIFAARRRVTSPSTHRLRTSGPGTPVNISVDGAPPYLTLSAVKHRHVSAVPRGSKTYPLSARNVNLFTVPSSDISDGIVSLLPDGRKPKRVRLRTAGVALRAANETLATETNASLRRRRDDLQRALSSSIGDIERNVRGELAASDAIELDRSERRTAVHRGVTRWRTTANRASAIANGSAAGSIARAVERERRDDWSRMRRDAATIRIRFALESARRDVDGVRQSSVAPTVSTTRRVLVTELKAAVQQGIENRVQQRLNESINETVGDLPAGLPVVPVPGYWYATVNVWQVDVSGTYARFTVRAREGSPTTPGASVAYSRQAGPVRLDTDDDGTKELLGRTTPVSFDTGTTVVVAVPPGKTGVGDVDGNADERSPGWSNRSDNPFDAADLRDDHALRRDRRPRRDDADGTPRTVRGGALGDDIVGRYRRGGGTDGTRP, encoded by the coding sequence GTGAACCTCGCCGACGACACCCGCGGACGGGTACCGTTCGCGTTGATCGGCGTCCTACTGCTGGTCGGGAGTCTCTCCTTCGCGGGTGCGCTGGTGGCTCGACCGGCACCGCACGTGAACGAGAATGTGGAGCAGAGCATGCGAACCGTAACCGCCGGAACTCGGACGGCGCTCCGCGGGGCGGTCCGACAGGCCGGTCGGGAAGCGGCCGCCGAACCGCTCGTTCGTCCGGCGAACACGACCGCCGGGCGGGTTATGGACGGCGCAGCTCCGTTTCGGGACTACCTCCGCCTTCGAATCTATCTTACAGCGCGGGAACGATTGCGTTCGGTGGGTGCCCACGGCGGCGACGTGCGTGCGACCGCATCGCTCCCGGCGACGCCGAACGCGACGGCACTTCGACGGGCGAAGCGACGAGTCCACGTCGAACCGGTCGGGAACCTGACGGAGGCCGGGCTACGGGTTCGCATCGACGGCGTGTCGATGCGTGCGACCCGCGGCGGGACAACCGTCGCCGCCACGAAGAAAAACGTGACGCTCGTGGTTGAAACGCCGGTTCTGGCGCTGCACGAGCGCGTTCAGCGATTCGAGCGGCGGCTCGACAGCGGGCCGCTCGACCCGGGACTCGGCCGTCGACTGACCGCCCGGCTCTACGCGGTAACGTGGGCACGAGGATACGCACAGTATGGCGGAGCACCGATTGCAAACGTACTGTCGAACCGCCACATCGAGTTGCTGACGAACGGCGCGATTCTCGAAGAGCAGACGAAATCGTTCGGGACGAGTGACCCCGACGGACGACGGGGAGTTCGTCGTGCAACCGCTCGCGTCGGTCTCACCGACCTTCTCGTTCCGACGACCCAACACGGAAAGCTCTGGACGGACCTCGTTCTGAACACGGCGGGTGGGGGCGGTGCGGACGGCACCATCGACGGTTCACTCGATGCGGCGTCGGAACCGCTCGACTCCGCGCATTCCCCCGAAACGGGAATGAACATCGGCGTGAACGAATCGGCGGAGCGTGCACTCTTGGACCTCATCGACGGCGGCGAGTCGAGCGAGTTGGACGCCGCAATCGGGTCGGCGTATCGCGTTTCCGTCCGCCCAGTTGCGAGCGTTCGAACCGTCCGCGACGAACTGAAACCGCATCCCCGTCCGCCGGGTGAGGGATGGACGCTCCGGGATGAGCGAACGAAAACGCACGTTTCGGTCCAAAACGCCAGTGCGTCGTCTCCCGGAACACGGCGGGGCTGGCACCTCCTCTGGACCGGTGCCCGTCGTGTCGTTCGAACGCACACCGTCGTTCGGCGGTGGGAGCGGGAAGACACGACGCAGGATGAGAATCGCGGGTGGACCGCGCGATTGCCGTTCCCCGGCACTTCGCCACGACCACAACCGACGCCGCCGGGACCCACACCTCCGACGCAACCACGGCCACCGACGAATCGAACCGTCCGAACGACCCACCGGTGGACGGACGAGTTCGTCGTCTCGCTCGGCGTCGCTGGCGACCACGTGACGACGGACCGCGCACCGGTTCGACCCCTTCCGAGCGCCCACGAGGCGAATGGGGCCGCCGGGCCGAACCTCGCGGACGTTCGGGGAATGGCGATAGAACGTCTCGTCACCGACCGCGGCGGCGCGGACGGGTTGGCACGTCGTGCGAGCGTCGGAACGATGAACACGCGAGCGGTCGCGGTGCAGGGTCGATATTCGAATTTGCTTCGAGCGCGGGCGTACCGCGACGTGCGGTCGCTTCGGAACCGGGTTCGAAACCGCTCGGTGACCGTTTCCCGCGGGACTCTCGCAACTGGCGGAACGAATCCGGCGGCGAAACTGGCGTCGTCCCTTCGCGCCGACCGAAGCGCGCTGATCGGCGTACCCGCGAGATACGAGGACGCCGCCGAACGGGCGCGATACGCGGCCCGTGCGACGTATCTCGATGCCGTCATCGACCGACTCGATAGCAGGGCGGAGCGTACCCGTCGAACGCGGATGGGACTCGGCAGGGCGGTGCGGGACGCGACGGGCGTCTCGCTCGACCGAATTCGACGGATATTCGCGGCTCGTCGGAGGGTCACCTCTCCGTCCACGCATCGGCTGCGAACGAGCGGCCCCGGAACACCGGTCAATATCAGCGTCGATGGCGCACCGCCGTATCTGACGCTTTCGGCGGTGAAACATCGCCACGTTTCGGCCGTCCCGCGCGGGTCGAAGACCTACCCGCTTTCGGCGCGGAACGTCAACCTGTTCACGGTTCCGTCGTCCGACATTTCGGACGGCATCGTTTCGCTGCTCCCGGATGGACGAAAGCCGAAACGAGTTCGGCTACGGACCGCTGGCGTCGCGCTTCGGGCAGCGAACGAGACGCTTGCGACTGAAACGAACGCGTCGCTTCGACGACGACGCGACGACCTTCAGCGGGCGCTGTCTTCATCGATAGGCGATATCGAACGAAACGTCCGGGGCGAACTCGCCGCGAGCGACGCCATCGAACTCGATAGGTCGGAGCGTCGAACGGCCGTTCACCGCGGAGTGACCCGCTGGCGGACGACGGCGAATCGGGCCAGTGCTATCGCGAACGGTTCGGCTGCTGGGAGTATCGCACGAGCGGTCGAAAGGGAACGTCGGGACGATTGGAGCCGAATGCGACGCGATGCGGCGACGATTCGGATTCGGTTCGCGCTCGAATCGGCACGACGGGACGTCGATGGGGTACGCCAGTCGAGCGTCGCACCGACCGTCTCCACGACCCGCCGCGTTCTCGTGACGGAGCTGAAAGCGGCGGTACAACAGGGCATCGAAAATCGGGTGCAGCAGCGATTGAACGAATCCATCAACGAAACCGTCGGGGACTTACCGGCGGGACTGCCGGTCGTTCCCGTCCCCGGCTACTGGTACGCGACGGTCAACGTCTGGCAGGTGGACGTGTCGGGGACGTACGCTCGGTTCACGGTTCGGGCGCGTGAGGGCTCGCCAACCACACCGGGTGCGTCGGTCGCGTATTCCCGGCAAGCCGGACCCGTCCGATTGGACACGGACGACGATGGGACGAAGGAACTGCTCGGGCGGACGACGCCGGTTTCGTTCGATACGGGAACGACGGTCGTCGTCGCGGTACCGCCGGGGAAGACGGGCGTCGGTGACGTGGACGGGAACGCCGACGAGCGCTCTCCCGGCTGGTCGAACCGGAGTGACAACCCATTTGATGCCGCAGACCTTCGTGACGACCATGCTCTACGACGAGATAGACGACCCCGGCGAGATGACGCCGACGGAACTCCACGGACGGTACGCGGCGGAGCTCTCGGAGACGATATCGTCGGTCGGTATCGACGAGGTGGTGGAACTGACGGGACTCGACCGTGA
- a CDS encoding DUF5791 family protein produces the protein MTPTELHGRYAAELSETISSVGIDEVVELTGLDRETVESIADGETADDLSLEDAAAILATEEGTPEKDAILLEVRDHLLMGMTTGLLDVDTLARDIDGDFEARAVQQKIEGRAPMSVEEYALVHHAIAQRNDR, from the coding sequence ATGACGCCGACGGAACTCCACGGACGGTACGCGGCGGAGCTCTCGGAGACGATATCGTCGGTCGGTATCGACGAGGTGGTGGAACTGACGGGACTCGACCGTGAGACCGTCGAGTCAATCGCCGACGGCGAGACCGCCGACGACCTGTCGCTCGAAGACGCCGCCGCGATTCTCGCCACCGAGGAGGGCACGCCGGAGAAGGATGCCATCCTCCTCGAAGTGCGCGACCACCTCCTGATGGGGATGACGACCGGCCTCTTGGACGTGGACACGCTCGCACGGGACATCGACGGCGACTTCGAGGCGCGCGCCGTCCAGCAGAAAATCGAGGGGCGAGCGCCGATGTCTGTGGAGGAGTACGCGCTCGTTCACCACGCCATCGCGCAGCGAAACGACCGATAG
- a CDS encoding SDR family oxidoreductase, which yields MNVAVLGCGYVGCELARELLADGHEVVGVRRSSEGLRAVEKTGADAVRADVTDGDSLSSIPDANVLVYAVSADGRDSAAARTAYVEGLRTALDHFAARESSPERVVYTSSTGVYGDRDGARVDESTPLEPRTEREEILADAEEIVRAERGWDWTITRFSGLYGPDRYRLERYLEGPVSDRYLNLLHRDDAAGTIRYLLDTGRGRNEVVLVSDDEPVRKPTLADWLADECGVSHPPREPATSERARASKRCSNEKLRELGYELRYPTYREGYRGAIESFRDSQNV from the coding sequence ATGAACGTCGCAGTGCTCGGATGCGGCTACGTCGGGTGCGAACTCGCGCGGGAGTTGCTCGCGGACGGTCACGAGGTCGTCGGCGTGCGACGCTCGTCCGAGGGGCTTCGGGCGGTCGAAAAAACGGGTGCCGACGCGGTGCGGGCGGACGTAACGGACGGCGATTCGCTGTCCTCGATTCCCGACGCGAACGTGCTCGTCTACGCGGTGAGCGCCGACGGCCGGGATTCGGCGGCGGCGCGCACGGCCTACGTCGAGGGACTTCGGACCGCGCTCGATCACTTCGCGGCCCGCGAGTCGTCACCGGAGCGCGTCGTCTACACGTCGAGTACCGGCGTGTACGGCGACCGTGACGGTGCTCGCGTGGACGAATCGACGCCGCTGGAGCCCCGAACCGAACGAGAGGAGATCCTGGCTGACGCCGAGGAAATCGTGCGGGCGGAGCGAGGGTGGGACTGGACGATAACCCGGTTCTCGGGGTTGTACGGTCCCGACCGGTATCGACTGGAGCGCTATCTGGAGGGTCCTGTCTCGGACCGATATCTGAACCTGCTCCACCGCGACGACGCGGCGGGGACGATTCGATACCTCCTCGACACCGGACGGGGGCGAAACGAGGTCGTTCTGGTTTCGGACGACGAACCGGTTCGGAAGCCGACGCTCGCAGATTGGCTCGCGGACGAGTGCGGCGTTTCCCACCCGCCGAGGGAACCGGCGACGAGCGAGCGAGCGCGAGCGAGCAAGCGCTGCTCGAACGAAAAGCTCCGCGAGTTAGGGTACGAACTCCGGTACCCGACGTACAGGGAGGGGTATCGGGGGGCCATCGAATCGTTCCGGGATTCACAAAACGTCTGA